TATTTTATGATGTAAGGCATCAATCTCTTCTCCCTGATTCTTTATAGTGGTAAGTAGTGAATTAAGCTCATCATTATCTATTTCTTCCGGGTATAGAGAATTTACCCTGCAAATAAAGTCTCCCAATATATTCATGTAGTTTGTAAAGGCATCATACGGTGATTCGTAAATGTCTCTGTCAATGTTTACACCGGAATACTTGGTAGACATAAATCGGAAATTGTCGCTGGTTTGTAGGTAATCCCAGTCTTGCTTTACTTTTTTGTCTCTGCATAGTCTTACTCGTTCAGAAACACTGTATAGCTTATTAAATGCTTCTCTTTGAAGAACATTTCCTAACCATGTGCTGATATCTCTTTCTTCATCGGCACACGAAATAGGATATAGTACATCCATAGGTGATACTGATTTTAATTTAGAAATAACTTCTGTTGGGGTAGAGAATGTAATTCCCTTCTCTTTAGCACAATCTGGAAGTGCTTTAAAGAATTCCAGAATATTTGAAGAAAGAGGTTGCGCAATACCTAAAGCTGCCAGGTCCATAAAGATATTAATGACCTGTTCTTCTTTTGGCATAGAGTCAATCCAGCTTATATATTTATCAGCATATAAAGGGAATTCGCACCAATTAGAATTACTGAAACGTAGGCTTATATCATCTGAAAGTTTATAATCTCTTAATAATATCTTTAATTCAGGAGATTGATTACAGTGGTAAACGTAGTGGGGACTTTTCCATCCTAATATATGTTTTGCTCCTTCTGTAAGTACCCCTTTAAATCCCATGTCTGATACTACGCTTCCTATCTCATCTGAATATATAAGGTTAGTATTGCTAAAGACTTTCGGATATTTACCAAATAACTGCTTGGTTTTATCACATTGACGCTTTACTTCACTGCGGAATATATTTTCATCTACCAGTGAAGATAAGCTATGAGAATAAGTCTCTGCCAGAAATTCGCAGCACCCCGTGTCAGCAAGTTCATGAAGTAGGTCTATAACGCATGGCGCATGCATTTCTAACTGCTCCATAGTAACTCCCGACAAAGATAGTACAACTTTAAATGCGCCGTTTGAATTCTTAACCATCTCAATAAGAGTTTTGATGGCTGGTTTATATGAACGCTCAACGATATCACTTATTTTTGTTTCATTTGAATAGTCATCATAGTAATAGTGATCAGATCCTATATCAAAGAAACGGTATCGCTTCAGATGAAACATTTGATGTATTTCAAAGTAAAAGCAGATTGTTTTCATATCAGTATTTTTATTTATTATCTGTAATCTTTTAAAACTCTATCATAGATGGACCGTACCTTGTAGCCTACATTTTCCCATTTTATTTCATCCACCTCTTTTTTTCCTTCTGTTTTCAGGTAATCGTACATTGCCGGATATCTGCAAATGGAGTAAATTGCATCTGCCATAGCATGTATATCCCAGTAATCTGTTTTGATGCAGTTATTCAGAATCTCTGCACAACCCGATTGCTTGGAAATAATGGTTGGAACACTAACTTGCATTGCTTCTAATGGCGAAATACCAAACGGCTCTGAAACGGACGGCATGATATAAACATCGCTGGCTTTGAGAACTTCGTAAACCTGCTTGCCTTTCATAAACCCTGGAAAATGAAAACGGTCTGCAATTCCTCGTTCGGCTACTAATCTGATCATTTGATTCATCATATCTCCGTTGCCGGCCATAACAAAGCGAATGTTTTTTGTTCTGTGAAGTACCATTGCTGCTGCTTCTACAAAATATTCGGGGCCTTTCTGCATCGTGATTCTTCCAAGGAAAGTGACAATTTTCTCTTTCGCATTTTTCTTTGGCACAATGTTCATAATTTCATCTGACAATGGAGATACAGCATTGTGTACGGTAGATACTTTTTTAGGGTCCTGGTGATATTTATGAATAACCGTTTGACGGGTTAATTCACTTACACACATTATATGATCGGCATGGTCCATCCCGTTCTTTTCTATAGAATAGACGGTAGGATTTACATTTCCCCGGCTTCGGTCAAAATCGGTTGCGTGTACATGGATAACTAAGGGCTTTCCCGATACTTGCTTGGCATGAATACCGGCAGGGTAGGTTAGCCAATCGTGTGAGTGAATAATATCAAATTGCTGTTGGCGTGCAACAACTCCGGCAACAATTGAGTAGTTATTTATTTCCTCTTGCAAGTTATCAGGATACTTGCCCGAGAACTCAATGCATCCCAGATCATTTGTGTGCAAGTAGTTGAAATCCGCATAAATATTGTCGCGCAAATCATAATAATCCTGTGGATTCATATATGCTCCAACACGGCTATTTACATAATCCCAGTTTACATCTTTCCACACAACAGGAGTGCTATTCATTCCTATTATCTTCGAAAAACTCTGGTCTTCATCTCCCCAAGGTTTAGGAATGCAAAAAGTTATTTGCATATCCTCCTGCATAGACATTCCTTTTGTAAGTCCGTAACTAGCTGTTCCTAAGCCACCTAATATATGAGGGGGGAATTCCCATCCAAACATTAATACTTTCATAGATATTCCTCCTCTTATAAATTGTATTTAGAAAGTAGCTTCAGAATTCGTAATATTTCTGCTACATTCATTGCAAATGAAACAGCTCCCCGTCCTTTGAAAGGAGGGTTACCGTCATATAATTCTGATATTGAGCTAATGCAATGCTGGGTCATTTCTTCTTCAAACCCAACCAACTGGCGTTCAACAAATGAAATTCCACTCATTTTATATATTCTTAAATAGGCTTCCATGTAGAATCCCATAAGCCAAGGCCATGCTGTTCCCTGATGGTAAGCGTAATCGCGTTGTATCTGCGGACCAACATAATTAGGATTGTATCCAATGCTCTTAGGACTTAGTGTACGAAGTCCTCTTGGCGTAAGTAGCTCTTTTGTTACAGTATCCAATATCTCCTTCTTCTGTGCACGATCAAGTGGTGAATAATCAAATGCAACTGTAAATATCATATTGGGACGTACGCTCCAATCCTGATTTTGTCCATTTACGTAATCCCAAAGATAACCATGTTCGTTACGGAAAGTTTCAATAAAAGATTGAGCTGTGGTTGCGGCTAACTCATCAAGAGAATCGGCAAAGAACGAATCTGCTTTTTCACCTTCACGAAGCAAGTCGGCAACGTAGCGAAGTGCATTATACCACAATGAATTGATTTCGACAATATATCCGGTTCTTGGAGTTACCGGACGTCCGTTTACTGTTGAGTTCATCCATGTAATGGCTTTGTCTGCTCCGTTTGCATATAATAGCCCATTTTCATGTAAAAACAGATTCTTATGTTTACCCTTACGTATAAATTCAATGATATCTTTTAGCAATGTGCTATATTTCTCTTTGCATTGCTCACGTGAGGTTGTTTTGGCATATTGTTGCAGAGCCCATACAGCCCAAAGCAATACATCCGGATCGTCTATTTCGTAGATTTTGCAATTTAACGGCCTATCATTAATGTAGTTTTGAATTGCCTCCTGTGCAGTTTCCATTATAGATTCAAATTCGGGAATCTCATCAACGGCAAGAGTAATTCCTGGTAATGATATAAACATATCTCTTGCCCGACATTTAAACCAGGGATAACCGGCCAGGATGTAATGCTTATCTTCCTGTTTGTTATGAAACTGATGAGCTGAATTTTTTAGGCAGTTGTAGAAGCGATCACGAGAAACACGGTCGGCAGCTTCTTCATTAAATGTATCTATCATGCTAATGCTAGGAGCTTCGGAGATTCCTGCAGAGAAAACGATGCTTTCGCCTTTCTGAATGCTTACTTCAAAATATCCCGGAATGTACAAATCTTCATTAAAATCATATCCTCGTTCTTGTTCCTTTGTATATTCTATTCCTTTATTCCAGTAAGGCTCAAAATGAAATTCATTTTCCTTATTAAACTGCATAAATAATTCAGGATATCCAGGATACATGCAGGTCTTTATTCCATTCTCCACCTCCTGATATTCTTTACTGGCATATTCATTTTCATGAGTATATTGTCGCACACTTCTGAAAGCCAGAAGCGGACGTAGACGAAGAGTCGTTGCAGAGTGTGCATCTACTAACGTATATTTTATCAATATTCTGTTCTCATGGTGAACAAATATTTTTTCTTTGGTGAGTATTACTCCACCAACTCGGTAAGTTGTAATAGGGACTTTTTCACAATCGAACTCACGGATATATTTATGTCCATTGGGACTATAGTTATCTCCTTGATATTTATGTAGACCAAGGTTGAATTCTG
This genomic interval from uncultured Bacteroides sp. contains the following:
- a CDS encoding glycoside hydrolase family 57 protein, which encodes MKTICFYFEIHQMFHLKRYRFFDIGSDHYYYDDYSNETKISDIVERSYKPAIKTLIEMVKNSNGAFKVVLSLSGVTMEQLEMHAPCVIDLLHELADTGCCEFLAETYSHSLSSLVDENIFRSEVKRQCDKTKQLFGKYPKVFSNTNLIYSDEIGSVVSDMGFKGVLTEGAKHILGWKSPHYVYHCNQSPELKILLRDYKLSDDISLRFSNSNWCEFPLYADKYISWIDSMPKEEQVINIFMDLAALGIAQPLSSNILEFFKALPDCAKEKGITFSTPTEVISKLKSVSPMDVLYPISCADEERDISTWLGNVLQREAFNKLYSVSERVRLCRDKKVKQDWDYLQTSDNFRFMSTKYSGVNIDRDIYESPYDAFTNYMNILGDFICRVNSLYPEEIDNDELNSLLTTIKNQGEEIDALHHKIGMSEVKDTKTTENATPTTTATKKKGTRTKKATTAAK
- a CDS encoding glycosyltransferase — its product is MKVLMFGWEFPPHILGGLGTASYGLTKGMSMQEDMQITFCIPKPWGDEDQSFSKIIGMNSTPVVWKDVNWDYVNSRVGAYMNPQDYYDLRDNIYADFNYLHTNDLGCIEFSGKYPDNLQEEINNYSIVAGVVARQQQFDIIHSHDWLTYPAGIHAKQVSGKPLVIHVHATDFDRSRGNVNPTVYSIEKNGMDHADHIMCVSELTRQTVIHKYHQDPKKVSTVHNAVSPLSDEIMNIVPKKNAKEKIVTFLGRITMQKGPEYFVEAAAMVLHRTKNIRFVMAGNGDMMNQMIRLVAERGIADRFHFPGFMKGKQVYEVLKASDVYIMPSVSEPFGISPLEAMQVSVPTIISKQSGCAEILNNCIKTDYWDIHAMADAIYSICRYPAMYDYLKTEGKKEVDEIKWENVGYKVRSIYDRVLKDYR
- a CDS encoding glycogen debranching enzyme N-terminal domain-containing protein gives rise to the protein MSYLRFDKTLMINLEESLPREILRTNKSGAYHCTTIVDCNTRKYHGLLVIPIPELDDENHVLLSSLDETVVQHGAEFNLGLHKYQGDNYSPNGHKYIREFDCEKVPITTYRVGGVILTKEKIFVHHENRILIKYTLVDAHSATTLRLRPLLAFRSVRQYTHENEYASKEYQEVENGIKTCMYPGYPELFMQFNKENEFHFEPYWNKGIEYTKEQERGYDFNEDLYIPGYFEVSIQKGESIVFSAGISEAPSISMIDTFNEEAADRVSRDRFYNCLKNSAHQFHNKQEDKHYILAGYPWFKCRARDMFISLPGITLAVDEIPEFESIMETAQEAIQNYINDRPLNCKIYEIDDPDVLLWAVWALQQYAKTTSREQCKEKYSTLLKDIIEFIRKGKHKNLFLHENGLLYANGADKAITWMNSTVNGRPVTPRTGYIVEINSLWYNALRYVADLLREGEKADSFFADSLDELAATTAQSFIETFRNEHGYLWDYVNGQNQDWSVRPNMIFTVAFDYSPLDRAQKKEILDTVTKELLTPRGLRTLSPKSIGYNPNYVGPQIQRDYAYHQGTAWPWLMGFYMEAYLRIYKMSGISFVERQLVGFEEEMTQHCISSISELYDGNPPFKGRGAVSFAMNVAEILRILKLLSKYNL